CGTCGGCACGCGGGACATACATCCTGATAATGGCCTCCACCCGGAAGCTGATAATGAATTCCCAGTGAATTCTCCACATTCTTCAGGTCTTCAACGTGCATTCGTGACGCGAAAGGCGCTCCGCAGCGCAAGCACATGGCTTGCTCCGTCCGCGCGCCTTCTTCCTTGTAGAACTGCACGCCAATCTGCGCCGGCCGCTGGAAGACATGAAAGAACTTTCCAAATGGCAGATACAGAAGAGTGAAGATCACGGTCACGGCGTGCAACAGCGAGAGAAAACCGTAGTTCAGGCCATGCAGCAAGTGCGTTGATGCCGTCAGGAAGAGTCCTGTGATCGAAATCGCGAAGAGCATCAGCAGCGGCATCATATCCTGCGCGAACTGCTGGACGGAGATAGCTCCCCGGTCGCGCGCCCGCCGGAACAATGCGAGAGCAACTCCCATCAGCACCATCACAGCGGAAATATCCAGAATGTTGAAGGTAAGCGCAGCGGTGATGGTACCCAGATGAAAGGTTGAGACGTGCTGGCCAAAAACAAACCCGCGATAGATTTCCTGATTGTTGGGTGCGCTCTCAAAATGCACCCATCCAAAAGAAAGTGGAAAGGTCACGGCTGCGGCCAGAATGCAGCCCCAGGCAATCAGCCAGTGGGCAGCCCAGCGGGCGGGCGACCGCTTTTCAATGAACCGTTGCTCAACGAAATCGGAGAAGAACACTTGCGCCAGCCGGACAACATTGCGCGCCAGTTTTGAAGGACGAAAAAAGATTTGCCAGCCGCGAAACCAGTATTTGCGCGTTGGTGGACGCCGCAGCCACATGGCAAAACGGTATCCGATGCCAAAGGCCGAGAACACGCAAGCGCCGGTGTACGGCACAAGAGCCGCGTCATAATGCTTCAGTGAATTGCTTCCAATGAAGATAGCCACCAGCAGCACTGCGGCCACACCCAGCCCCCAGAACGTCGCGTGAATCACGTCTCGTCGGTTCGTCATTGATGCCTTTAAGAATGGATTAGGGCGTTCAGCCGAGTTCATGCATCAACCTCTTCACTCCCAAAAGTATATCGTCTAACGATAATAGAATGTCGAGGTGCGATGGCCTGATTTCATTCGTGCGCCTAGGCCACGGTTGCGATATGCTTTTGGAAGCGGCCCTGCGCAGTTAGCTTTGCCACCAGCAGGCAAATCAGTGCGAAGCAGCCCAGCAGCACGAACCCCCATATAAATGAACCCGTCTGCTGCCGAATGAGGCCCAGCGCCAGCGGAGGAAAGAATCCACCCAGTCCTCCCATTGCGCCCACCAGACCGGTAACGGCGCCCACCGACTGCGGGAAATATTGAGGGACCAGCTTGAACACCGCGCCATTGCCCAGGCCAATAGCGACGGCCATCCCCAAGGCCCCGAGGGTGAACGGTACCATTGTCTGAAAGGTCAGCAACAAGGCCATTGCGGTGACAAAAGGGAAAATCCCGATCAGGATCGTCAAGCCGCCGATCTTATCGGAGAGCCATCCTCCTACGGGCCGCATGACGGTAGCCAACAGAACAAACCCCGCAGTCCTCATGCCTGCGTCCTGCGGCGTCAGCTTAAAAAGCTCCGTGAGGAACATAGGCAGATAAATACTCATGGCCACAAAACCGCCGAAAGTGAGGAAGTAAAAAAAACTCAGCACCCAGCTCATACCTTCGCGCAAAGGCCGGACCATCTGCCTGAGCGACTTGGGTGGCGCAGTGCGCGGCGCATCTTTGGCAAACGAGAAAAAGATTACGGTCCACACGGCCAGCAATCCTGCGAAGGTCCAAAACGTATTGCGGAAACCCAGGTGTATGAATAATAGTGGCGCTCCGAAAGCGGCCAGGGATTGTCCAACGTTGCCGGCGCCGTAAACGCCAAGAGCAAATCCCTGTTTTTCCGGGGGATACCATCCGCTGACAAAAGCCACTCCGACTGAAAAACTGGCCAGCGCGATTCCAGTAAAGAAGCCGAACAAAAGCAGTTGCGGATAACTTTCAACCTTGCCCATCAATACCGCCGCTATTACGGACACGATCATGGTCCAGGTAAAGACCTTTCGTCCTCCCATACGATCGGTGAGAAGACCCAGCGGAATCCGTCCCAGGCTGCCCAGCAAAACCGGAATTGCCATGGCGATGCTGGCCTGCACAGGCGCAAGGTGGAACGTCTTTTTGAGCACCGGCATCATGGCGGAAACCGAGCCAAAAACAGCAAAACAAAGTGCGAACGCGCCTGTGCCGAGAATCAACTGCAATGTATTCGAGCGACTGGATTTAGAGTTCATAGATGATATGAAACCCATGTTTTCATAGGAGGCGCTCGCCGGCATGTGACAAAAATCACACCGCGTTTAAATCAGGAAGTAGATCTCCCTCAAGAAGTTCACATTCCCTCTCATATCCCTCCTTATCGCGCGTCACTCCGGCTCAGCGGCGACACTGGGGGTGGTTGATTTCAGACATCCCACGGGAAGCGCTGATTCGTTTTAGCGGGTATTTCACTATATGCCAAACCGCAATCAGCAGCTTTGCCGATGAGTTCCTGAAGCTGCAGAATGTGTTTGCGCTCACAATAGCTACGGATGCCGGTAATGATCTCAGGAAAAATTTGCAGGCCGTTGATGATAGCGGCGCTCGCCAGTTCCACGGCTCGCGCTCCACTCAATAGAAACCGTACAACATCTTCCGCCGTGCGCGCGCCATTGGTGCCGATGATGGGAACTTCTTTTGAGACGCTTCGCCAACATTTGCTGACCCAGTAGAGACTTGCGGGCAGTGCCCAGCCTCCACCGATCGCGCCCCATGAGCCGAGAATGGGTTTTTGCGTTTCGATATCGGGCATGAAGCCTTGTATGCGCCCGGTCAGCACCAGCATGTTAGCGCCTTCTTCCATCGCGATTGCCGCCAGAGCCAGCGGATCATCCGCCTGCGCGGTAAGCTTGACCGCGAGTGGAATGGAAACCGCGCGCCGCACCGTCCGGACATAGTTGCGCACCGCATCTTGCGCGGTAACCTGGCGAACAGCAGAGGCTTCGCGTCCATGCGGGGCGCCTAGATTCAATTCGACCCAACGCAGCCCGGCCGCTTCCATTTTTCCTGCTATCTCCGCAGCGGGACCGGGTTGAGCGACTGTTATGCTGCCTACGACAATGCTCTGCTTCTGTTTTGCGTAACCGTCCAGCTCCACAAGCATAGCCAGCCATTGTTCAAGCGGCATCTGCGCGAGACCGGAGCGGCAAAATAATGATGCATTCCGCCGTCGTGGTGAGTCCCAGGGGATGACGCGCCAATCGTCATCGAGCAGAACGTAATCGGCCTTTGATAGCTGCGCCGCTGCTTCAGGCAATTCGTTCACTGATTTTGCAATCACCGCACCGGCTCCCGCATCGATGGCGGCGCGGATACCGTCAGCGGTCATGGTGATTTCGCTGGACGCGCAGATCAGAGGATTCTTCAGCCGGATTTTTCCCAGATCAATGGAGAAGTCCATACCTTATGTTTTATTCGCACTCGCTGAGATTTCTGCTAGTTGCTTGACCCAGCTTTTCACAGATCCCGCTAAAGCTCCCAGGTCTGAAGAGAGTGCAATCATCCTATAGCCCGCTGCGGCGGCTTGAGCAGCGCGCGCAGGCGAGTCAGCGTAGATCCCCAGACGAACGTTGGCAACGTCGGCGGCTTCTTCAATTTCGTGAATACGTTGCTGCACCGCTGGATCATCGAGCTTACCTGGCGCGCCCATGTCGACCGTCAAATCAAGAGAACCGATGAATGCGATATCCAGCCCCGTTATCAAGTCCTTCAGAGGCCTTTCCAGATCTTTGCTCTCGAGTTGTCCCACGAGCAGAACTTCTCGGTTGCTGCGCTGAATATACTCCGTAAGCGGCTCTGTTCCATAACCGGCCGCAGGCTGGGCCAAGCTAAGACTGCGCGAACCCTCTGGAGGATACTTGCATGCGGAGCGAAACGCCGACACCTGCTCCCTGGTCTGCACTTGTGGGAATTGAATTCCTGCTGCGCCTGCCTCCAGCAATCGATTCATCTGGCCAGAATCAAAATGCGCGACGCGCACAATCACGGGCAGATCACACGCGCGTCCCGCGGTGATCAGATTTCCTGCTTCCTGTTCGGTAATTTGAGAGTGTTCCATGTCGCAGATGGCAAAGTCCAATCCGGCAAGTGCCAGAATCTCAATGACCTCACGGCGACCAATTTTTACAAACGTTCCTATCGCGGCGCGCGCATTCAGCTTCTCGCGTAGTTGGGCAGCGGAACTTGGCATGTTCGTCAAAATGAGAGTTATTGTACCGCATACGGGTTGTTCCAAAAGTCGTCTGCTGCGGAGAAAGAACTTCCTTGAACTTCGCAAAAGCTAACGAATCCCTAAAGTCTGGTCGGGGCTTGACATCTTGAAGAGCGAGTAAATAACATTCGGTTGTCCCACAATGCGGGCAGCATCTCGCAAATTGATCATGGCTCCAAAGTCACTACCAACCCGAAAGCACGCTAAAAAGACCGTGATTGGACGGGGTTCTACGATTCAAGTCATTGACCGGCTGGCACGCGTATTGGAAGTTTTCGCGGGCAACGGACGCCAGATGAAAGTTCGAGAACTCGCCTCTACGCTGCACCTGCGGCGCTCCACCGCTCACCGTTATCTGGCTTCGCTCTCACATGCAGGCTTTCTGCGCTCTGAAGGCGAAGGCGCATATGCCCTGGGTCCTTTGTTGATCCAGCTTGGCGCGGCGGCAGTTGGCGGCGTGCAGATCGTGGAACTGGCTGAGAATTATCTTTCTCAACTGGCTGAAGAAGCGCAGGAGACGGCCGTATTGAGCCTGTGGTCAGGGGATTGTCCCGTTGTTGTGCGTGTGCGGGAACCTCAGTCAAAGCTGGTGCAACTGCACATCCGGCTGGGCGCGATGTTGCCGCTCGATTCCGCCCAGGGCCATCTTTATTTAGCTTTTCATCCAGACCGCCAGCGTGTTCATCAACTGCTAACACATTTTTCTGAAGGCCAGCGCCGGGAGATAGAACGAGGGATGTCTGATGCGCAAAAAAACGGCGTCTTTGTGAACTCCAGAGTGGCTGAAGGTATTCGCGCTGTGGCCGCGCCAGTCTTCGATCATGAATTAATTGCTGGAACCATTGCGTTTGTCGGCACTCTATCTTCAGTGCCGGCCGATCCGGATTCCGGCTTGGCACAGGCATTAAAAAATGCAGCACAGCGGTTGTCGCGCGATCTGGGCCGCGGACGTGATGTCGCTGCGGTAAAGAGTGCAACGGCATAAATATCCGTCGCCGAAGACGGAAGCATAGC
This region of Terriglobia bacterium genomic DNA includes:
- a CDS encoding MFS transporter gives rise to the protein MTNRRDVIHATFWGLGVAAVLLVAIFIGSNSLKHYDAALVPYTGACVFSAFGIGYRFAMWLRRPPTRKYWFRGWQIFFRPSKLARNVVRLAQVFFSDFVEQRFIEKRSPARWAAHWLIAWGCILAAAVTFPLSFGWVHFESAPNNQEIYRGFVFGQHVSTFHLGTITAALTFNILDISAVMVLMGVALALFRRARDRGAISVQQFAQDMMPLLMLFAISITGLFLTASTHLLHGLNYGFLSLLHAVTVIFTLLYLPFGKFFHVFQRPAQIGVQFYKEEGARTEQAMCLRCGAPFASRMHVEDLKNVENSLGIHYQLPGGGHYQDVCPACRRKSLAMAQDEKWREQGTRAAASQPAGGIWPNHQ
- a CDS encoding NarK/NasA family nitrate transporter gives rise to the protein MNSKSSRSNTLQLILGTGAFALCFAVFGSVSAMMPVLKKTFHLAPVQASIAMAIPVLLGSLGRIPLGLLTDRMGGRKVFTWTMIVSVIAAVLMGKVESYPQLLLFGFFTGIALASFSVGVAFVSGWYPPEKQGFALGVYGAGNVGQSLAAFGAPLLFIHLGFRNTFWTFAGLLAVWTVIFFSFAKDAPRTAPPKSLRQMVRPLREGMSWVLSFFYFLTFGGFVAMSIYLPMFLTELFKLTPQDAGMRTAGFVLLATVMRPVGGWLSDKIGGLTILIGIFPFVTAMALLLTFQTMVPFTLGALGMAVAIGLGNGAVFKLVPQYFPQSVGAVTGLVGAMGGLGGFFPPLALGLIRQQTGSFIWGFVLLGCFALICLLVAKLTAQGRFQKHIATVA
- a CDS encoding tRNA-dihydrouridine synthase, with protein sequence MDFSIDLGKIRLKNPLICASSEITMTADGIRAAIDAGAGAVIAKSVNELPEAAAQLSKADYVLLDDDWRVIPWDSPRRRNASLFCRSGLAQMPLEQWLAMLVELDGYAKQKQSIVVGSITVAQPGPAAEIAGKMEAAGLRWVELNLGAPHGREASAVRQVTAQDAVRNYVRTVRRAVSIPLAVKLTAQADDPLALAAIAMEEGANMLVLTGRIQGFMPDIETQKPILGSWGAIGGGWALPASLYWVSKCWRSVSKEVPIIGTNGARTAEDVVRFLLSGARAVELASAAIINGLQIFPEIITGIRSYCERKHILQLQELIGKAADCGLAYSEIPAKTNQRFPWDV
- a CDS encoding IclR family transcriptional regulator — its product is MAPKSLPTRKHAKKTVIGRGSTIQVIDRLARVLEVFAGNGRQMKVRELASTLHLRRSTAHRYLASLSHAGFLRSEGEGAYALGPLLIQLGAAAVGGVQIVELAENYLSQLAEEAQETAVLSLWSGDCPVVVRVREPQSKLVQLHIRLGAMLPLDSAQGHLYLAFHPDRQRVHQLLTHFSEGQRREIERGMSDAQKNGVFVNSRVAEGIRAVAAPVFDHELIAGTIAFVGTLSSVPADPDSGLAQALKNAAQRLSRDLGRGRDVAAVKSATA